A genomic segment from Aquila chrysaetos chrysaetos chromosome 11, bAquChr1.4, whole genome shotgun sequence encodes:
- the LOC115348593 gene encoding D(1)-like dopamine receptor → MGDAAAAAAGGGPRALRALTGCLLGALVLGTLVGNALVCLAVLRFRHLRAKVTNWFVLSLAVSDLCVALLVMPWKAVTEVAGGSWLFGSRFCDTWVAFDIMCSTASILHLCIISLDRYWAIASPFRYERRMTQRLACAMIAVAWALSILISFVPVQLHWHKAEDRSYPGSRQPGTPRCDVSLNRTYAIASSLISFYIPVAIMIITYTRIYRIAQAQIRRISTLERAGGQWPPHGKEPTSSLRSSLRKETKVLQTLSIIMGVFVCCWLPFFLLNCLLPFCQPELERDREGQSPCVGQTTFNIFVWFGWANSSVNPVIYAFNADFRRAFSNLLGCQCCCCGTHRSTVERVNFSNELVSYHHDTTCQKEGAASSSVPPTAVAAWVQPIPHAISLQGEDSSEEMSMEKRPVTSQTQAAPGSSPKSCQVPAILQLDCKAELSLEAITPCAGLGRHEGPHHPVPEG, encoded by the coding sequence ATGGGGgacgcggcggcggcggcggcggggggcggcccgCGGGCGCTGCGGGCCCTCACCGGGTGCCTGCTGGGCGCCCTGGTGCTGGGCACGCTGGTGGGCAACGCGCTGGTGTGCCTGGCCGTCCTGCGGTTCCGCCACCTGCGCGCCAAGGTCACCAACTGGTTCGTGCTGTCGCTGGCCGTCTCGGACCTCTGCGTGGCCCTCCTGGTGATGCCCTGGAAGGCGGTCACCGAGGTGGCAGGTGGCTCCTGGCTCTTCGGCAGCCGCTTTTGTGACACCTGGGTGGCCTTCGACATCATGTGCTCCACCGCCTCCATCCTCCACCTCTGCATCATCAGCCTGGACCGGTACTGGGCCATCGCCAGCCCCTTCCGCTACGAGCGCAGGATGACGCAGCGCCTTGCCTGCGCCATGATAGCCGTGGCCTGGGCCCTCTCCATCCTCATCTCCTTTGTCCCAGTGCAGCTACACTGGCATAAAGCCGAGGACAGGAGCTATCCGGGCTCCCGGCAGCCTGGGACGCCCCGCTGCGATGTCAGCCTGAACCGCACTTACGCCATCGCCTCCTCCCTTATCAGTTTCTACATTCCCGTGGCCATCATGATCATCACCTATACCAGGATCTACCGAATTGCCCAGGCCCAGATCCGCCGCATCTCCACCCTCGAGCGAGCGGGGGGGCAGTGGCCACCTCACGGCAAGGAGCCCACCTCCTCTTTGCGGAGTTCCCTGCGCAAGGAGACCAAGGTGCTGCAGACCCTCTCTATCATAATGGGAGTCTTcgtctgctgctggctgcccttCTTCCTGCTCAACTGtctgctgcctttctgccaGCCCGAGCTCGAGAGAGACCGCGAAGGACAGTCGCCCTGTGTTGGCCAAACCACCTTCAACATCTTTGTGTGGTTTGGCTGGGCCAACTCCTCGGTGAATCCAGTGATCTATGCTTTCAACGCAGACTTCAGGCGGGCTTTCAGCAACCTCCTGggctgccagtgctgctgctgtggcacaCACAGATCCACTGTGGAGAGGGTCAACTTCAGCAACGAGCTGGTTTCCTATCACCATGACACCACCTGCCAGAAGGAAGGAGCTGCCTCGTCGTCAGTACCCCCCACTGCCGTCGCTGCCTGGGTGCAGCCCATACCCCATGCCATAAGCCTTCAGGGAGAGGACAGCAGTGAGGAGATGTCTATGGAGAAGAGGCCTGTGACTTCTCAGACACAGGCTGCCCCTGGCAGCAGCCCCAAGAGTTGTCAGGTGCCAGCTATTTTGCAATTGGATTGTAAGGCAGAGCTATCCCTGGAAGCTATTACCCCCTGTGCAGGGCTTGGTCGGCATGAGGGACCTCATCACCCTGTTCCGGAGGGATAA
- the FGFBP3 gene encoding fibroblast growth factor-binding protein 3, translated as MRLPLALLALAALGAAGSGGGGGAGREAEAQAGRFSTPERHRCSWELRSAAGASELRLSCRPPAGGGAARSCAYRGEPRRCPAYGGRSRQYWRQILGRLRRRRHPCAQGGPLSARLCGPGRAPPEAQLRLLPGPGPGPSPPAATEDPAETYCAERWHSLCSFFVGFWEG; from the coding sequence ATGAGGCTGCCCCTGGCGCTGCTGGCCCTGGCCGCCCTGGGGGccgccggcagcggcggcggcggcggggcgggccgggagGCGGAGGCGCAGGCGGGGCGGTTCTCCACGCCGGAGCGGCACcgctgcagctgggagctgcgCTCGGCGGCGGGGGCCAGCGAGCTGCGGCTGAGCTGCCGcccgccggcgggcggcggggcggcgcggagcTGCGCCTACCGCGGGGAGCCGCGGCGCTGCCCCGCCTACGGCGGCCGCAGCCGCCAGTACTGGCGGCAGATCCTGGGCAGGCTGCGCCGGCGGCGGCACCCCTGCGCCCAGGGCGGCCCGCTCAGCGCCCGCCTctgcgggccgggccgggcgccgcCCGAGGCGCAGCTCCGCCTGCtgccgggccccggccccggcccctcgccGCCCGCCGCCACCGAGGACCCGGCGGAGACCTACTGCGCCGAGCGGTGGCACTCGCTCTGCAGCTTCTTCGTCGGCTTCTGGGAGGGCTGa